From the Devosia sp. FJ2-5-3 genome, the window ATGAGCGATATGGGCCCATGCGGCCTCGGGGTCAGTGAAGGACTGCGTCTCGAGTCGCGGGGGGCTTATGATCGTCATGCTCGTCCTCTTCTGCCGGTTGCACCACCGGTCCTGCCGCTGGAATCGCAGCGGCGCTCCGCATCACTATAGGGGGCCCATGACGCCTTCTCAACGCGACCGCCAACGAGGCGTCAGCAGAGCTTCACACTTCGGTGAGCCGTACTTTTGTTGCCGCAATTTGCGCCCATCTTCATATCCAGTTCATCGGATACGCAAACGACCCATGCACCGGTGAGCGGGATTACGGTCCGCCGCTTGTCCCCCAAGCCCTCAACAGCGCGGCGGGCCGAATCCCACCCAAAGGCCGTCCGACAGAGATGTCGGGCGGCCTTTATTTTTGGGGATATGTGGCCCGGAGGGTCGCGACCGAAATTTCCGCCAGCGCGCGAAGCATATCGAGGTCGATGTCGCTCATCCGCTTCACATAGAGGCAGGCCTTGCCCATTCGGTGCTTGCCCAGGCGGGACAGCAATTCATCCCGCCGGGTTTCAGCCTCCGGCAGGTAAATACCCATGAGATAGATGCTGAATTCGGCCTTGCGCGGGGCAAATCCGATCAACATGGAATCCCCTTCATGGCCGCTGGCATAGCGGTAATGATAGTGGCCGAAGCCGATCATGGTCCCCCAGAGAACCGGCG encodes:
- a CDS encoding DUF1801 domain-containing protein; protein product: MATQKTRPDTGTVEDFLAQLDDPAKIADSQALIGLMQEVSGEAPVLWGTMIGFGHYHYRYASGHEGDSMLIGFAPRKAEFSIYLMGIYLPEAETRRDELLSRLGKHRMGKACLYVKRMSDIDLDMLRALAEISVATLRATYPQK